From Streptomyces sp. HUAS MG91, the proteins below share one genomic window:
- a CDS encoding PHP domain-containing protein gives MRPPQVLERIAFLLERDRAPTYRVRAFRTAARVVAEQGPDETARRAAAGTLQALKGIGPTTAEVIRAAVAGEVPEYLSRLEEAARTPLVPDGAGARLRALLRGDCHLHSDWSDGGSPIETMGRAARDLGHEWAVLTDHSPRLTVAHGLSPRRLREQLDVIAELNARWAPFRLLTGIECDILDDGSLDQEPALLDRLDVVVVSVHSKLRMDAAAMTRRLIAAVRDPRADVLGHCTGRLVTGRGRPESVFDADAVFAACAESGTAVEINSRPERLDPPRRLLRRAVAAGTLFAVDTDAHAPGQLDWQVLGCARAQECGVPADRVVTTWSADRLLDWTRGGGQRG, from the coding sequence ATGCGACCTCCGCAGGTCCTGGAGCGGATCGCGTTCCTCCTGGAGCGCGATCGCGCCCCCACCTACCGTGTCCGCGCCTTCCGCACCGCCGCCAGGGTGGTCGCCGAACAGGGCCCGGACGAGACGGCGCGCCGTGCCGCGGCGGGCACCCTGCAAGCGCTCAAGGGCATCGGCCCCACCACGGCCGAGGTGATCCGCGCTGCGGTCGCCGGCGAGGTGCCGGAGTACCTGTCCCGCCTGGAGGAGGCGGCGCGGACCCCGCTCGTGCCGGACGGCGCGGGCGCCCGGCTCCGGGCGCTGCTGCGCGGGGACTGCCATCTGCACTCCGACTGGTCCGACGGCGGCAGCCCGATCGAGACGATGGGCCGCGCGGCGCGCGACCTCGGCCACGAGTGGGCCGTGCTCACCGACCACTCGCCACGGCTGACCGTGGCCCACGGACTGTCCCCGCGGCGGCTGCGGGAACAACTCGACGTGATCGCCGAACTCAACGCCAGGTGGGCGCCGTTCCGGCTGCTGACCGGCATCGAGTGCGACATCCTCGACGACGGCTCCCTCGACCAGGAGCCCGCACTCCTGGACCGGCTCGACGTGGTAGTGGTGTCCGTCCACTCCAAGCTCCGGATGGACGCCGCCGCGATGACCCGCCGCCTGATCGCCGCCGTCCGCGATCCGCGCGCCGACGTCCTCGGACACTGCACCGGCCGGCTCGTCACCGGACGCGGCCGGCCCGAGTCGGTCTTCGACGCCGACGCGGTGTTCGCGGCCTGCGCGGAGTCCGGCACCGCGGTCGAGATCAACAGCCGCCCCGAGCGGCTCGACCCGCCGCGCCGGCTGCTGCGGCGCGCCGTCGCGGCCGGCACCCTGTTCGCCGTGGACACCGACGCGCACGCGCCGGGACAGCTCGACTGGCAGGTGCTCGGCTGCGCCCGAGCACAGGAGTGCGGCGTACCCGCCGACCGCGTGGTGACGACCTGGTCCGCGGACCGCCTCCTGGACTGGACCCGCGGCGGCGGACAGCGTGGGTGA
- a CDS encoding DNA starvation/stationary phase protection protein yields the protein MTLQSTPKYTVPGLTVDQAGELIEILQMRLHALNDLHLTLKHVHWNVVGPHFIAVHEMIDPQVDKVRAMADDVAERAAALGGVSQGTPGALVAARTWQDYSVGRADAIAHLGALDVVYTGVIEDLRRAVAAAGAVDTATEDLLIGQLRDLEQFQWFVRAHLETAGGSLRTGSADTEAEAAHKAVN from the coding sequence ATGACTCTGCAGAGCACTCCGAAGTACACCGTCCCCGGCCTCACGGTGGACCAGGCCGGAGAGCTGATCGAGATTCTCCAGATGCGTCTGCACGCGCTCAACGATCTGCATCTGACGCTGAAGCACGTCCACTGGAACGTCGTCGGTCCGCACTTCATCGCCGTCCACGAAATGATCGATCCGCAGGTCGACAAGGTCCGCGCGATGGCCGACGACGTCGCCGAGCGCGCGGCCGCCCTCGGCGGGGTCAGCCAGGGCACGCCCGGCGCGCTCGTGGCCGCCCGGACCTGGCAGGACTACAGCGTGGGCCGGGCCGACGCCATCGCCCATCTCGGGGCGCTCGACGTCGTCTACACCGGCGTCATCGAGGACCTGCGCAGGGCGGTCGCGGCGGCCGGTGCCGTCGACACCGCCACGGAGGACCTGCTGATCGGACAGCTGCGCGATCTGGAGCAGTTCCAGTGGTTCGTCCGCGCGCACCTGGAGACGGCGGGCGGTTCGCTGCGCACCGGCTCGGCCGATACGGAGGCGGAGGCCGCCCACAAGGCCGTCAACTAG
- a CDS encoding DUF5133 domain-containing protein — translation MLMPDATFVRTLLSRYADLQMRHCERPSQELRWQLDDVTYTLCVCTGTRTIRDALAAADRVLEQAAARGSDEPQAA, via the coding sequence ATGCTGATGCCCGACGCCACGTTCGTCCGTACCCTGCTGAGCCGCTACGCCGATCTGCAGATGCGGCATTGCGAGCGGCCCTCGCAGGAGTTGCGCTGGCAGCTCGACGACGTGACCTACACGCTGTGCGTCTGCACCGGGACCCGTACGATCCGCGACGCCCTCGCCGCCGCCGACCGGGTCCTGGAGCAGGCCGCGGCCCGCGGTTCCGACGAACCGCAGGCCGCGTGA
- a CDS encoding AbgT family transporter, whose amino-acid sequence MHQRQIELVEPHPLQVPGVDASTHILINYFYTAAASVVLALIGGFLISRVLEPRLPRPAQTTDPAPADDADTAVTTEVTPLQRTAMRRAGLAVLAYAALVLTCWLVPGSPLRGAGGALVPSPVLDGIVPLLFVAFLLAGAVYGRTVKAVTRFEDVPRMMAEAITGMSAYIVLILVIAQVIGVFDWTDLGTLLAVKGAALLQSVGLTGYAGLLAFVLLVCVLNLFITSGSALWSLVAPVFVPAFMLLGMEPAATQAAFRIGDSATQMITPLNPYVFLLLTVLRRYEPEARLGSLLSRLSVFVVPFLVAWLAVLGVFYGLDLPLGPGAALRTP is encoded by the coding sequence GTGCACCAGCGCCAGATCGAGCTCGTCGAGCCGCACCCGCTCCAGGTCCCGGGGGTCGACGCGTCCACGCACATCCTGATCAACTACTTCTACACGGCGGCCGCCAGCGTCGTCCTCGCGCTCATCGGCGGGTTCCTCATCTCCCGCGTCCTGGAACCCCGGCTGCCGCGGCCCGCGCAAACCACGGATCCCGCCCCCGCCGACGACGCCGACACCGCTGTCACCACCGAGGTCACCCCGCTCCAGCGCACCGCCATGCGCCGCGCGGGCCTCGCCGTCCTCGCGTACGCCGCGCTCGTCCTGACCTGCTGGCTGGTCCCCGGATCACCGCTGCGCGGCGCGGGCGGGGCGCTGGTCCCCTCGCCGGTCCTGGACGGCATCGTCCCGCTGCTGTTCGTGGCGTTCCTGCTGGCGGGCGCCGTCTACGGCCGCACCGTCAAGGCCGTCACCCGCTTCGAGGACGTACCCCGGATGATGGCCGAGGCGATCACCGGCATGTCCGCGTACATCGTGCTCATCCTGGTCATCGCCCAGGTGATCGGAGTCTTCGACTGGACCGACCTGGGCACGCTGCTCGCCGTCAAGGGCGCCGCGCTGCTGCAGTCCGTCGGGCTCACCGGATATGCGGGGCTGCTCGCCTTCGTCCTGCTGGTCTGTGTCCTGAACCTGTTCATCACCTCGGGCTCGGCCCTGTGGTCGCTGGTGGCGCCGGTGTTCGTGCCCGCGTTCATGCTGCTCGGCATGGAACCGGCCGCCACCCAGGCGGCGTTCCGCATCGGCGACTCGGCCACCCAGATGATCACGCCGCTCAACCCGTACGTGTTCCTGCTCCTGACGGTGCTGCGGCGCTACGAACCCGAGGCGCGGCTGGGTTCGCTGCTCTCGCGGCTGTCGGTGTTCGTCGTCCCGTTCCTGGTGGCGTGGCTGGCCGTGCTCGGCGTCTTCTACGGGCTCGACCTGCCCCTCGGCCCCGGGGCCGCCCTGCGCACACCATGA
- a CDS encoding Lrp/AsnC family transcriptional regulator has product MRLDELDLALVHALQINTRAPWTLIGEELGIDPVTAARRWERLARTGAAWVDGYLSLDRDEGSVYAQVEIETGGQLPEDVLTSLAADSRMLSLKQTSGGRDLLAIVGASSFDDLARYAGERVARLPGVRGPRLHVITAVPVEGAQWRMRSLTPAQRTLLRPEVPGGVPDEPIRPVDRRIAHALGTDGRMPLSALARATGTSTATVRRRLRTLTAGGRLSLRCTLARPLTEFPVSVVYFGAVPAENLDAAVRALRTLPGLRMCSITASTHNLILDIWVRSLAEVHTTEALLNRRLAQLELRITERAVVLRTLKHAGRLLDRRGHSVAAVPLNSVLPDGC; this is encoded by the coding sequence GTGCGGCTCGACGAGCTCGATCTGGCGCTGGTGCACGCCCTTCAGATCAACACCCGCGCCCCCTGGACACTGATCGGGGAGGAGCTCGGGATCGATCCGGTCACCGCCGCCCGGCGCTGGGAGCGGCTCGCCCGCACCGGGGCCGCCTGGGTCGACGGTTATCTGTCCCTGGACCGGGACGAGGGGTCGGTCTACGCGCAGGTGGAGATCGAGACCGGCGGGCAGTTGCCCGAGGACGTGCTGACCTCGCTGGCCGCCGACTCCCGCATGCTCAGCCTCAAACAGACCTCCGGCGGGCGTGATCTGCTCGCCATCGTCGGGGCGTCCTCCTTCGACGACCTGGCGCGGTACGCGGGTGAGCGCGTCGCCCGGCTGCCCGGGGTGCGCGGCCCCCGGCTGCACGTCATCACGGCGGTGCCGGTCGAGGGCGCGCAGTGGCGGATGCGCAGTCTCACGCCGGCGCAGCGCACGCTGCTGCGGCCGGAGGTCCCCGGCGGTGTGCCGGACGAGCCGATCCGGCCCGTCGACCGGCGGATCGCGCACGCGCTGGGCACCGACGGCCGGATGCCGCTGTCGGCGCTGGCGCGGGCCACGGGCACCAGTACGGCGACCGTGCGGCGCCGGTTGCGGACGCTGACCGCGGGCGGGCGGCTGTCGCTGCGCTGCACCCTGGCCCGGCCGCTGACCGAGTTTCCGGTGTCGGTGGTCTACTTCGGGGCCGTTCCCGCGGAGAACCTCGACGCGGCGGTCCGCGCGCTGCGGACGCTGCCGGGGCTGCGCATGTGCAGCATCACCGCGAGCACGCACAATCTCATCCTGGACATCTGGGTGCGCTCGCTCGCCGAGGTGCACACCACGGAGGCCCTGCTCAACCGGCGTCTCGCACAGTTGGAGCTGCGCATCACCGAGCGCGCGGTGGTGCTGCGCACGCTCAAGCACGCGGGGCGGCTGCTCGACCGGCGCGGGCACAGCGTGGCGGCGGTGCCGCTCAACTCCGTTCTTCCGGACGGGTGTTGA
- a CDS encoding type B 50S ribosomal protein L31 has protein sequence MAQDNPDYRPVVFRDKAAGYAFLTRSTARTDATIEWDDGETYPVVDVEISAESHPFYTGKARTVDTEGRVAAFERRYGKDEG, from the coding sequence ATGGCTCAGGACAATCCCGACTACCGGCCCGTGGTCTTCCGGGACAAGGCCGCCGGCTACGCGTTCTTGACCCGGTCCACGGCACGGACCGACGCGACGATCGAGTGGGACGACGGGGAGACCTATCCCGTCGTCGACGTGGAGATCTCCGCGGAGAGTCACCCCTTCTACACGGGCAAGGCGCGCACGGTGGACACCGAGGGGCGCGTCGCGGCGTTCGAGCGCCGTTACGGCAAGGACGAGGGCTGA
- a CDS encoding N-acetyltransferase: MKNTPFVRPYQLTDREALGHICVMTAHQGRDSTSLYPDHELMPSIFAYPYVHLEPDFAFVLDDGEGTAVGYVLGVPDTTAFAARFRAEWLPGVAGRYPPVDGAARTPSEEMIGLLHTPERMVRDELADFPAHLHIDLLPPWQGKGHGRALMHTLLEALHERGVPAVHLCMVRANTAARAFYDRLGFRLLTVPDPGPVWYLGRSTAVAG, translated from the coding sequence ATGAAGAACACTCCGTTCGTCCGTCCCTACCAGCTCACCGACCGTGAAGCGCTGGGACACATCTGCGTCATGACGGCCCATCAGGGGCGGGACTCGACGTCGCTCTACCCCGACCACGAGCTGATGCCGTCGATCTTCGCCTACCCCTACGTGCACCTGGAGCCCGACTTCGCCTTCGTCCTGGACGACGGGGAGGGAACCGCCGTCGGCTACGTCCTGGGCGTCCCGGACACCACCGCGTTCGCCGCCCGCTTCCGCGCGGAGTGGCTGCCCGGGGTGGCGGGCCGGTACCCGCCGGTCGACGGAGCGGCCCGGACGCCCAGCGAGGAGATGATCGGGCTGCTGCACACACCCGAACGCATGGTCAGGGACGAACTCGCCGACTTCCCGGCGCACTTGCACATCGACCTGCTCCCGCCCTGGCAGGGCAAGGGACACGGCCGCGCCCTGATGCACACGCTCCTGGAGGCGCTGCACGAGCGGGGCGTGCCGGCCGTCCACCTGTGCATGGTGCGGGCGAACACGGCGGCGCGGGCGTTCTACGACCGGCTGGGCTTCCGGCTGCTGACGGTTCCGGATCCCGGGCCCGTCTGGTACCTGGGCCGCTCCACGGCCGTGGCCGGATGA
- a CDS encoding SDR family oxidoreductase, which yields MQIDLAGRTALVTGSTQGIGAAIATGLARSGARVGINGRTRKRVEEAIDRIGADAPGAALVPVVADVATDEGARHAAEALPRVDILVNNLGIFDSADPLEISDEEWRRYFEVNVLAAVRMIRQYLPGMTERGWGRVQNIASDSAVVIPAEMIHYGMSKTALLAVTRGFAKQAAGTGVTVNSVIAGPTHTGGVEDFVYGLVDRDLPWDEAQRTFMREYRPQSLLQRLIEPEEIANMVVYLASAQASATTGGALRVDGGYVDSILP from the coding sequence ATGCAGATCGATCTGGCCGGACGGACCGCGCTGGTCACCGGCTCCACCCAGGGGATCGGCGCCGCGATCGCCACCGGGCTCGCCCGGTCCGGAGCCCGCGTCGGCATCAACGGCCGTACCCGGAAACGGGTCGAGGAGGCCATCGACCGGATCGGCGCCGACGCCCCCGGCGCCGCACTGGTGCCGGTGGTGGCCGACGTCGCCACCGACGAGGGCGCCCGGCACGCCGCCGAGGCGCTGCCGCGGGTCGACATCCTCGTCAACAACCTCGGCATCTTCGACTCGGCCGACCCGCTGGAGATCAGTGACGAGGAGTGGCGCCGCTACTTCGAGGTGAACGTGCTGGCGGCGGTCCGGATGATCCGCCAGTACCTCCCGGGGATGACCGAGCGCGGCTGGGGCCGGGTGCAGAACATCGCCAGCGACTCGGCGGTGGTGATCCCCGCCGAGATGATCCACTACGGCATGTCCAAGACGGCACTGCTCGCGGTCACCCGCGGCTTCGCCAAGCAGGCGGCCGGGACCGGCGTGACCGTCAACTCCGTCATCGCGGGGCCGACCCACACCGGCGGCGTCGAGGACTTCGTGTACGGACTGGTCGACCGGGACCTGCCCTGGGACGAGGCCCAGCGGACGTTCATGCGCGAGTACCGCCCCCAGTCGCTGCTCCAGCGCCTCATCGAGCCCGAGGAGATCGCCAACATGGTCGTCTACCTCGCCTCGGCCCAGGCGAGCGCGACCACGGGTGGGGCGCTGCGCGTGGACGGCGGCTACGTGGACTCGATCCTGCCCTAG
- a CDS encoding FG-GAP and VCBS repeat-containing protein, translating into MDVEQDGQKAERTRGSNRRWVIAAGAGIAAVAVAGGVVLARSGAPGIAAPGTCRTTAHGTAPVAAPAENDRAPAGTAPAADFDGDGHPDLAMGALGDVENADAGGSIAVAYGSGRGTGLARCQYLTQDDAAIPGKADYEAYFGSWVAARDLDGDGYTDLATAVHDDEPGVIILWGSQDGLKSAARVPGTDGSHVSWAPDPGLEERLVAGDFDGDGHADLVFGLGSDKGLLKGPFSRDVSPRSTGPVSAPRKPAPDIGSADYAGLVAGDLDGDGADELIAFHHDEPLGTATFEERWPVSYFHERRGGLVQPGGIGLPDAAAGAVGDVDGDGVADLVLSPRRGKVSHSAVTVVHGSKSGPGKGKPSTTIDRDTPGVPGAEPRDDDAAFLSLDTGDVNGDGYADVVAGSPRSEAYAKTGPEQVLLLLGGPGGLTGRGARVLDAGDLGGRKTERAAFGMSVRLVDMDGDHRDDLAVAAPGDDKVRSSAWVLPGTGHGLSTCGVTRLYGDGFERDGNLRLYMGGGGIAR; encoded by the coding sequence ATGGACGTCGAACAGGACGGGCAGAAGGCGGAGCGCACACGCGGGAGCAACCGCCGGTGGGTGATCGCGGCCGGTGCGGGCATCGCCGCGGTCGCCGTCGCGGGCGGCGTGGTGCTGGCCCGGTCCGGGGCCCCCGGCATCGCCGCGCCCGGTACCTGCCGCACCACTGCTCACGGCACCGCGCCTGTCGCGGCCCCGGCGGAGAACGACCGGGCGCCCGCCGGCACCGCGCCCGCCGCCGACTTCGACGGCGACGGTCACCCCGACCTGGCCATGGGAGCACTGGGCGACGTGGAGAACGCCGACGCCGGCGGCAGCATCGCGGTGGCGTACGGATCGGGCCGCGGCACCGGCCTCGCCCGGTGCCAGTACCTCACGCAGGACGACGCCGCGATACCGGGAAAGGCCGACTACGAGGCGTACTTCGGTTCCTGGGTGGCGGCCCGCGATCTCGACGGGGACGGGTACACCGACCTCGCCACCGCCGTCCACGACGACGAACCCGGCGTGATCATCCTGTGGGGCTCCCAGGACGGGCTGAAGAGCGCCGCCCGCGTACCGGGCACCGACGGCAGCCATGTCTCCTGGGCGCCGGACCCGGGTCTTGAGGAGCGCCTCGTCGCGGGTGACTTCGACGGGGACGGGCATGCCGACCTGGTCTTCGGGCTCGGTTCCGACAAGGGCCTGCTCAAGGGCCCCTTCAGCCGCGACGTCTCGCCGAGGAGCACCGGCCCGGTGTCCGCACCGCGCAAGCCCGCACCGGACATCGGGTCCGCGGACTACGCGGGCCTCGTCGCCGGGGACCTGGACGGCGACGGCGCCGACGAACTGATCGCCTTCCATCACGACGAGCCCCTCGGCACCGCCACGTTCGAGGAACGGTGGCCGGTCAGCTACTTCCACGAACGTCGCGGCGGCCTCGTCCAGCCGGGCGGCATCGGCCTCCCCGACGCGGCGGCGGGTGCGGTCGGCGACGTGGACGGCGACGGCGTCGCGGACCTCGTGCTCAGTCCCCGGCGCGGAAAGGTGAGCCACAGCGCGGTGACCGTCGTCCACGGCTCCAAGTCCGGTCCGGGGAAGGGAAAACCGTCGACGACCATCGACCGCGACACCCCCGGCGTGCCCGGCGCGGAACCCCGAGACGACGACGCCGCCTTCCTCTCCCTGGACACCGGCGACGTCAACGGCGACGGCTACGCGGACGTGGTGGCCGGCTCCCCCCGCAGCGAGGCGTACGCGAAGACCGGCCCGGAACAGGTGCTGCTCCTGCTCGGCGGCCCCGGCGGCCTGACCGGTCGGGGCGCTCGGGTCCTCGACGCGGGCGACCTGGGAGGCAGGAAGACCGAGCGAGCCGCGTTCGGCATGTCGGTGCGCCTCGTCGACATGGACGGCGACCACCGGGACGACCTGGCCGTGGCCGCGCCGGGCGACGACAAGGTGCGCAGCTCCGCGTGGGTGCTGCCCGGCACCGGCCACGGCCTGTCGACCTGCGGCGTCACCCGGCTGTACGGCGACGGTTTCGAGCGCGACGGGAACCTGCGCCTCTACATGGGAGGCGGCGGGATCGCCCGCTAG
- the ligA gene encoding NAD-dependent DNA ligase LigA, with protein sequence MNSMTTTSAVPSGLPALSDSAAYAQAVRDARRAAAAYYEGGTSALDDDAYDRLVRAITVYETEHPDEVLPDSPTDKVAGGAVEGDVPHTVPMLSLDNVFSGEEFTTWAASLERRIGREVTSWNVSPKLDGLAVAARYQEGRLTRLVTRGDGTAGEDVSHAIGTVEGLPDLLTEPVTLEVRGEVLMTAAQFEYANEVRTEHGGDPFANPRNAAAGTLRAKDRAYTVPMTFFGYGLLPLPGTDATLAAELQEAAHGALMDRAAAWGVNTPASTQVPGVVVTTVEQVVEQVERIAGLRAELPFGIDGIVVKADLAADQRAAGSGTRAPRWAVAFKLPAVEKITRLLDVEWNVGRTGIIAPRAVLEPVEIDGSTVTYATLHNPADITRRGLLLGDQVMVYKAGDIIPRIEAPVAHLRTGDEREIAFPAACPQCGSGIDTSEQRWRCERGRNCHLVASIAYAAGRDQLDIEGLGHTRVVQLVEAGLVTGLPDLFDRLTREQLLGLERMGETSTDNLMAALEAARKQPLSRVLCALGVRGTGRSMSRRIARYFATMDGIRAADAEAMQRVDGIGAEKARVIVAELAELADQIDRLAAAGLSMTEPGATPPAADDDPETPGADAGPLAGLKVVVTGAMTGPLEQLSRNQMNELIERAGGKSSGSVSKNTSLLVAGEGAGAKRAKAESLGIRLATPDEFAVMVADFLG encoded by the coding sequence ATGAACAGCATGACGACGACTTCTGCCGTTCCCTCCGGCCTGCCCGCGCTGTCCGACTCCGCCGCCTACGCCCAGGCGGTGCGGGACGCGCGCCGGGCCGCCGCCGCGTACTACGAGGGCGGCACCTCCGCCCTGGACGACGACGCCTACGACCGGCTCGTGCGGGCGATCACGGTGTACGAGACCGAGCACCCGGACGAGGTGCTGCCCGACTCGCCGACGGACAAGGTCGCGGGCGGCGCGGTCGAGGGCGACGTCCCGCACACGGTGCCCATGCTGAGCCTGGACAATGTGTTCTCCGGCGAGGAGTTCACCACGTGGGCGGCCTCCCTGGAGCGCCGGATCGGCCGCGAAGTCACGAGCTGGAACGTTTCGCCGAAGCTCGACGGCCTGGCCGTCGCCGCCCGCTACCAGGAGGGCCGCCTCACCCGCCTCGTCACCCGCGGCGACGGCACGGCGGGCGAGGACGTCTCCCACGCCATCGGCACGGTCGAGGGCCTGCCCGACCTGCTCACCGAACCCGTCACGCTGGAGGTGCGCGGCGAAGTCCTCATGACCGCCGCCCAGTTCGAGTACGCCAACGAGGTGCGCACCGAGCACGGCGGCGACCCGTTCGCCAACCCGCGCAACGCCGCCGCCGGCACCCTGCGCGCCAAGGACCGGGCCTACACGGTGCCGATGACCTTCTTCGGCTACGGACTGCTGCCGCTGCCCGGCACCGACGCCACCCTCGCCGCCGAACTCCAGGAGGCCGCGCACGGGGCCCTCATGGACCGCGCCGCGGCCTGGGGCGTCAACACGCCGGCGAGCACCCAGGTGCCCGGTGTCGTCGTCACCACCGTCGAGCAGGTCGTGGAGCAGGTCGAGCGGATCGCGGGGCTCCGCGCCGAGCTGCCGTTCGGGATCGACGGCATCGTCGTCAAGGCCGACCTCGCCGCCGACCAGCGGGCCGCGGGCTCCGGCACCCGGGCGCCGCGCTGGGCGGTCGCGTTCAAACTGCCCGCCGTCGAGAAGATCACCCGGCTGCTCGACGTCGAGTGGAACGTGGGCCGCACCGGCATCATCGCGCCGCGCGCCGTCCTGGAGCCGGTCGAGATCGACGGCTCCACGGTCACGTACGCCACCTTGCACAACCCCGCCGACATCACCCGCCGCGGCCTGCTCCTCGGCGACCAGGTGATGGTCTACAAGGCGGGCGACATCATCCCCCGCATCGAGGCGCCCGTCGCCCACCTGCGCACCGGTGACGAACGGGAGATCGCCTTCCCCGCCGCGTGCCCGCAGTGCGGCTCGGGCATCGACACCAGCGAGCAGCGCTGGCGCTGCGAGCGCGGCCGCAACTGCCACCTCGTCGCCTCGATCGCGTACGCGGCCGGGCGCGACCAGCTCGACATCGAGGGCCTCGGCCACACCCGCGTCGTCCAGCTCGTCGAGGCGGGCCTGGTCACCGGCCTGCCCGACCTGTTCGACCGGCTGACCCGCGAACAGCTGCTCGGCCTGGAGCGGATGGGGGAGACCAGCACCGACAACCTGATGGCGGCCCTGGAGGCGGCCCGCAAGCAGCCGCTGTCGCGGGTGCTGTGCGCTTTGGGCGTGCGCGGCACGGGCCGCTCCATGTCCCGCCGGATCGCCCGGTACTTCGCCACGATGGACGGGATCCGGGCGGCGGACGCGGAGGCGATGCAGCGGGTCGACGGCATCGGCGCCGAGAAGGCCCGCGTCATCGTCGCCGAACTCGCTGAGCTGGCGGACCAGATCGACCGGCTCGCGGCGGCCGGGCTGAGCATGACCGAGCCCGGCGCCACACCGCCCGCAGCCGACGACGACCCGGAGACGCCGGGCGCCGACGCGGGGCCGCTGGCGGGCCTGAAGGTCGTCGTCACCGGGGCGATGACCGGCCCCCTGGAGCAGCTCTCCCGCAACCAGATGAACGAGCTGATCGAGCGGGCCGGCGGCAAGTCGTCGGGCAGCGTCTCGAAGAACACCAGCCTCCTCGTCGCGGGGGAGGGCGCGGGGGCCAAGCGGGCCAAGGCCGAGAGCCTCGGCATCCGGCTCGCCACCCCGGACGAGTTCGCGGTGATGGTCGCCGACTTCCTCGGCTGA